A section of the Streptosporangiales bacterium genome encodes:
- a CDS encoding methylmalonyl-CoA carboxyltransferase codes for MAEPSAESPAPGTTEPADAGDLDVHTSAGKLADLERRHDEAVHAGSARAVEKQHAKGKKTARERIALLLDDDSFVELDELARHRSTNFGQAQNRPYGDGVVTGYGTVDGRPVCVFAQDFTVFGGSLGEVFGEKIVKVMELALKTGCPMIGINDSGGARIQEGVVSLGLYGDIFYRNVKASGVIPQVSLVMGPCAGGAVYSPAITDFTVMVDQTSHMFITGPDVIKTVTGEDVGFEELGGARTHNTTSGNAHYLAADEGDAVEYVKALLSYLPSNNLDGSPVYDAATPLEVTDGDRELDTLVPDSANQPYEMHTVIEHVVDDAEFLEVQALFAPNIVTGFGRVDGHSVGVVANQPMQLAGTLDIDASEKAARFVRTCDAFDIPVLTFVDVPGFLPGTDQEWGGIIRRGAKLLYAYAEATVPKVTVITRKAYGGAYDVMGSKHLGADLNLAWPTAQIAVMGAQGAVNILHRARLARAAEAGDDVDALRRQLIAEYEDTFANPYVTAERGYIDAVIPPSQTRSYVVRALRTLRTKRVDVPTRKHGNIPL; via the coding sequence ATGGCCGAGCCGTCCGCCGAGTCGCCCGCACCCGGCACCACCGAGCCGGCGGATGCCGGGGACCTCGACGTCCACACGTCCGCGGGGAAGCTGGCCGACCTCGAGCGCCGGCACGACGAAGCCGTGCATGCGGGCTCTGCGCGCGCGGTCGAGAAGCAGCATGCGAAGGGCAAGAAGACCGCGCGCGAACGCATTGCGCTGCTGCTCGACGACGACTCGTTCGTGGAGCTCGACGAGCTGGCGCGGCACCGGTCCACCAACTTCGGGCAGGCGCAGAACCGTCCGTACGGCGACGGCGTGGTCACCGGCTACGGCACGGTCGACGGGCGGCCGGTGTGCGTGTTCGCGCAGGACTTCACGGTGTTCGGCGGCAGCCTCGGCGAGGTGTTCGGCGAGAAGATCGTGAAGGTCATGGAGCTCGCGCTCAAGACGGGCTGCCCCATGATCGGCATCAACGACTCGGGCGGCGCACGCATTCAGGAGGGCGTGGTCAGTCTCGGCCTGTACGGCGACATCTTCTACCGCAACGTCAAGGCCAGCGGCGTGATCCCGCAGGTGTCGCTCGTCATGGGTCCCTGCGCCGGCGGCGCGGTCTACTCACCGGCGATCACCGACTTCACCGTCATGGTCGACCAGACCTCGCACATGTTCATCACCGGTCCCGACGTCATCAAGACCGTCACCGGCGAGGACGTCGGCTTCGAGGAGCTCGGCGGCGCGCGCACCCACAACACGACCAGCGGCAACGCGCACTACCTGGCCGCGGACGAGGGCGACGCCGTCGAGTACGTGAAGGCGCTGCTGTCGTACCTGCCGAGCAACAACCTCGACGGCAGCCCGGTGTACGACGCCGCGACCCCGCTCGAGGTGACCGACGGCGACCGCGAGCTCGACACGCTCGTCCCCGACTCCGCCAACCAGCCCTACGAGATGCACACGGTCATCGAGCACGTGGTCGACGACGCCGAGTTCCTCGAGGTGCAGGCCCTGTTCGCGCCCAACATCGTGACCGGGTTCGGTCGGGTCGACGGCCACAGTGTCGGCGTCGTCGCGAACCAGCCGATGCAGCTCGCCGGGACGCTCGACATCGACGCCAGCGAGAAGGCGGCACGGTTCGTCCGCACCTGCGACGCGTTCGACATCCCGGTGCTGACGTTCGTCGACGTGCCCGGTTTCCTGCCCGGCACCGACCAGGAGTGGGGCGGCATCATCAGGCGCGGCGCCAAGCTGCTCTACGCGTACGCCGAGGCGACCGTGCCGAAGGTGACGGTGATCACCCGCAAGGCATACGGCGGCGCCTACGACGTCATGGGGTCCAAGCACCTCGGCGCCGACCTCAACCTCGCCTGGCCCACCGCGCAGATCGCGGTGATGGGTGCCCAGGGCGCGGTCAACATCCTCCACCGGGCCAGGCTCGCCAGGGCGGCCGAGGCCGGCGACGACGTCGACGCCCTGCGGCGGCAGCTCATCGCGGAGTACGAGGACACCTTCGCCAACCCGTACGTCACCGCCGAACGCGGCTACATCGACGCGGTGATCCCGCCCAGCCAGACCCGCTCGTACGTGGTCAGGGCGCTGCGCACGCTGCGCACCAAGCGGGTCGACGTGCCGACCCGCAAGCACGGGAACATCCCGCTGTGA